Genomic DNA from Paenibacillus borealis:
TGCAAGCGCGAGGATACGGAGCGGTTGTTTGCCGGCATGGATACCGGTGCAGCCGGACATATGTAAGTTTTGTGGCCGCCATTTACCAAAAAGACGAAGGCTTCCCTATACCCTGAGGTATCCGGTGCCTTCGTCCTGCGTATTCGTCCGCCCAGTTTCATAGCCAATCCTTCTTGCGGAAGATCACCAGCATTCCGCAGCCGAGCGTCACCATAACGGCGATGACTCCATAATAGCCGTACTGGGAATGGGTCTCGGGTATATTGTCAAAGTTCATGCCGTAGATTCCGGTGATGACGGTCAGCGGCATGAATATTGTAGTAATTGCCGTAAATACTCTCATAATTTCATTGGCGCGGTTAGCGATACTGGACTGATAAGCTTCACGTAAGTTGCCCATGAGATCGCGGTACGTTTCAAAGGTTTCAGAGATCTTGACCGCATTTTCATAGATATCGCTGAAATACTTCTGCAGCTGATCGTCGATCAGGCGGAGGTCTTTCTTGTTGAGCGTGTTGATAACTTCCTTCTGCGGGCCGAGCATCTTCTTTAGCCAGAGAATTTCACTGCGCAGACCGATGATCTCGCTTAGATGCGATTTCTTGGTGTGCATGAGGATATCCTCCTCCAGCTTCTCGATCCGCGCTTCAATCCGGTCACCGACGGAGAAGAAGTTGTCAACCACAAGGTCGATTAACAGGTACAGGAAACGGTCCGGTTCACTGACCTCCTGCTCCCACAGGATGGGCTTCAGGACGCGCAGCTCATGGATCTTCTGCTTCGTAACGGTAATGATGAAATGTCTGCCCAGGAATACGTTGAGCGCACGGAGGAAGATTTCCTCGTCATCAAACCGGATGCTGTTAACTACGATGAAATAATGGCTCTCATAAATCTCCAGCTTCGGGCGCTGATCCTCTTCACTGAGACAGTCCTCCACGGCCAGATCATGCAGATTGTACAAAGGCTGGAGCTCCACGAGATCCTCAACATCTGCATCAATCCAGTAGAAACCCTCAGCGGGTGCGGTAAGTGTATCCTCAATATTGTCAATAGTCGTAAAAACCCCTGCGTTCACCAGCCGGATTTTCATCTGATTCACTCCTTCTGTCCCTGGTCTTCTCCAGGGATATGCTAATTAAAGCACAGAGAAAAAATCAGCTTGGCCGGTGGTACAATCATTGATGAAGGCCAAAAGACGGTCCGAGAGCATGAAGAAGAACTGCCCCCGCCGCCGGCAAGCTGATGTTAATCCTGTGTGGTTGTTCTTTCTGCACGCTTATTCGCGAGCCCGGGTCGCCTTCCATTCTTCTCTCACCTCTTCTTTTCGCCGTTTATGGTTGAAACACTTGTCTAGTATAACGCCGGGGTATGCCTCTTTCAAGAGAAATTCTTTTCATTCTCCGGGCCCCTTAAGCATTGTATGGACTTGACGAAAAGGAGGTTCATGATTTAAAGTGAATTTTAAGAAAAGTATCTTCGGATACTTTGGGATAACCCAACTGAATACAGCTAAATCTTATCAAGAGCAGGTGGAGGGACTAGCCCGATGAAACCCGGCAACCGGCGTGTGAACGCACGGTGCTAATTCTTGCGGAAGCTTTGCAGGACGTTATTCGTCCGGCGGAAGTTCTCTGGCAGATGAGAGAGGCGCATATGACTGCAGATATATGACCTTTCTCGCCCGGGAAAGGTCTTTTTTCGTTGCTCAGCAAGACATTTTACCGCCAAGCGGAACCTAATTTCAGTTAAGGAGTGAATACAGCAATGCCTATTAAAATTCCCGACAGCCTTCCGGCCAAAGAAATATTATCCGGTGAGAATATATTTGTAATGGATGAAAGCCATGCCTTTCATCAGGATATCCGTCCTCTGCGGATCGCCATCCTGAATCTGATGCCGACCAAGGAAACCACTGAAACGCAGCTGCTGCGCCTTATCGGGAACTCGCCGCTTCAGGTGGACGTTGTTCTGCTGCATCCCAGCTCCCATACCTCGAAGAATACTTCGGCAGAGCACTTAAAGAGCTTTTACACAACCTTTGATGAGATCAGCGACCGCCGTTTTGACGGCCTGATCGTAACCGGTGCTCCGGTAGAACAGATGGAGTTCGAGGATGTTAACTACTGGGAAGAGCTGAAAGTGATTTTTGAATGGAGCAAGAAGAATGTAACCTCGACCATGCATATCTGTTGGGCCGCGCAGGCAGGGCTGTATTACCACTTCGGCGTGCGCAAGGTGAGTCTGCCGGATAAATGCTTTGGAGTGTTTCCGCATACGCTGAGCCATAATAATGTGAAACTGCTGCGCGGCTTCGACGAAGTATTCCATGTGCCGCATTCCCGTCATACCGATGTCTCCCGCGAAGATATAGAGAACAATCCGGATCTGCAGATTCTGGCGGAATCGGAGGAAGCCGGGGTATACCTGGTCTCTACGCATGACGGCAAGCAGATTTTTGTGACCGGACATTCGGAATATGACCCGTTCTCCCTGAAATGGGAGTATGACCGGGATATTGCCAAAGGCATGGATATAGAGATTCCGAAGCACTATTATCCAAAAGATGATCCGACGCGTACCCCACCGGCCGTCTGGCGCGCCCATGCCAACTTATTATTCGCTAATTGGCTCAATTACTATGTATACCAGGAGACACCCTACGATATCGGAGCGTTTATTTAAAAGCTTTATTTAAATATAGAAGCAAAGTTTACGCGCACAACACATAGCCTATGCTTCCGAAGCGAGTTTTGCCGAAGAATGATCAGGTTGTGTACGCTATACAAAACTTTTGGGAGGCAATGGAAATGGACGAGAAACTGAAAATTGAGAGCAGACTGGCACAGATTGGTTCAATGGAGGACCCCGCCACAGGGGCAATTAATTATCCGGTTTACAACGCGACGGCATTCCGTCACCCGAGACTTGGACAGAGCACGGGCTTTGATTATATCCGCACCAAAAATCCTACCCGCTCAGTACTCGAAGACGCGGCAGCGGCGCTGGAATCGGGCGATGCCGGCTTCGCCTGCGCCTCTGGTATGGCTGCACTGACCACTGTGTTTGCTCTGTTCGGACAAGGTGATCATCTCGTTGTCTCGCTGGACCTGTACGGCGGAACTTACCGCCTGCTGGAACGGATTCTCTCCAAATACGGCATCAGCGCCTCCTATGTGGATACGAATGATCTGGATGCTCTGGAAGCAGCGCGCCAGCCGGGCACCAAAGGCGTATTCATTGAGACACCTACGAATCCGCTGATGATGATTACGGATATCGAAGCGGTATGTACATGGGCCCGCCACCACGGGCTGCTCACCATTGTCGATAATACACTGCTCACCCCGTTCTTCCAGCGTCCGATTGAGCTTGGAGCAGACATCATCGTACATAGTGCGACTAAATATCTGGGCGGACATAACGATGTGCTGGCTGGTCTGATTGTAACCAAAGGTGCGGAGCTGTCCGCTGAAATGGCGGTCCTGCATAACTCACTGGGCGCCGTACTTGCCCCGAACGACAGCTACCAGCTGATGAAGGGGATGAAGACACTTGCCCTGCGCATGGAGCGGCATGAGAGTAATGCGCTGGCTATCGCCCGTTATCTGCTGGAGCATCCGGCCATTGCCGAAGTCTTCCATCCGGGTCTGCCGGATCATCCGGGGTATGAAATCCAGAACCGGCAGTCCTCCGGCAACACCGGAATCTTCTCCTTCAAGGTGAAGGATGCCAGAACTGTAGAGCCGCTGCTCCGCCATATCCGCCTGATTGCCTTCGCCGAGAGCCTTGGCGGTGTGGAATCGCTCATGACCTATCCGGCTGTGCAGACTCACGCCGATATTCCGGCAGAAATCCGCGATGCGGTTGGCGTGGATGACCGGCTGCTGCGTTTCTCGGTCGGCATCGAGCATGTGGACGATCTGATCGCAGATCTGGTACAGGCACTGGAAGCCGCGCGTACTGAGCTGGAATAGCCGTCGTTCGACCTAAGCAGCCAGATAGAATCACAGTATACATGGAACAGCAGCGCCATCGGGGTGCTGCTGTTTTATTTGG
This window encodes:
- a CDS encoding aminotransferase class I/II-fold pyridoxal phosphate-dependent enzyme, with product MDEKLKIESRLAQIGSMEDPATGAINYPVYNATAFRHPRLGQSTGFDYIRTKNPTRSVLEDAAAALESGDAGFACASGMAALTTVFALFGQGDHLVVSLDLYGGTYRLLERILSKYGISASYVDTNDLDALEAARQPGTKGVFIETPTNPLMMITDIEAVCTWARHHGLLTIVDNTLLTPFFQRPIELGADIIVHSATKYLGGHNDVLAGLIVTKGAELSAEMAVLHNSLGAVLAPNDSYQLMKGMKTLALRMERHESNALAIARYLLEHPAIAEVFHPGLPDHPGYEIQNRQSSGNTGIFSFKVKDARTVEPLLRHIRLIAFAESLGGVESLMTYPAVQTHADIPAEIRDAVGVDDRLLRFSVGIEHVDDLIADLVQALEAARTELE
- the corA gene encoding magnesium/cobalt transporter CorA; translation: MKIRLVNAGVFTTIDNIEDTLTAPAEGFYWIDADVEDLVELQPLYNLHDLAVEDCLSEEDQRPKLEIYESHYFIVVNSIRFDDEEIFLRALNVFLGRHFIITVTKQKIHELRVLKPILWEQEVSEPDRFLYLLIDLVVDNFFSVGDRIEARIEKLEEDILMHTKKSHLSEIIGLRSEILWLKKMLGPQKEVINTLNKKDLRLIDDQLQKYFSDIYENAVKISETFETYRDLMGNLREAYQSSIANRANEIMRVFTAITTIFMPLTVITGIYGMNFDNIPETHSQYGYYGVIAVMVTLGCGMLVIFRKKDWL
- the metA gene encoding homoserine O-acetyltransferase MetA, which translates into the protein MPIKIPDSLPAKEILSGENIFVMDESHAFHQDIRPLRIAILNLMPTKETTETQLLRLIGNSPLQVDVVLLHPSSHTSKNTSAEHLKSFYTTFDEISDRRFDGLIVTGAPVEQMEFEDVNYWEELKVIFEWSKKNVTSTMHICWAAQAGLYYHFGVRKVSLPDKCFGVFPHTLSHNNVKLLRGFDEVFHVPHSRHTDVSREDIENNPDLQILAESEEAGVYLVSTHDGKQIFVTGHSEYDPFSLKWEYDRDIAKGMDIEIPKHYYPKDDPTRTPPAVWRAHANLLFANWLNYYVYQETPYDIGAFI